In Conger conger chromosome 12, fConCon1.1, whole genome shotgun sequence, one DNA window encodes the following:
- the LOC133141449 gene encoding beta-1,3-galactosyltransferase 9, producing the protein MQLSCCKLRTHQWCFLLFNVLLFHALLFGGDFVEEYLLQAFPGTYTDVKVLEVRERARKLDLSGARDNLSQQYYVSNAQACHGQDLFLLALVFSAPGNARRRDTIRATWGNRTHIQDFLIRTLFVLGSPPSLSTQAAVLREAELHGDIIQGRLIESPSNLTPKTLLAMQWVVTYCPFARFILHANETAFVNFRALGGYLLTLRRHPEDLYIGRVVHQEMPDRDPKSPHFVSPGQYHDKYFPDYCAGPAFVLSQDVARKVIVASAEVRSPVPYDVFLGICAHKAGVVPTHSARFSGERHIRYNACCYRFIFSSASVGDEELAAVWPDLREERSCSMLETYYGLVACKALTYLDKFSFFSTETVKDGDSHG; encoded by the exons ATGCAG CTGTCGTGCTGTAAGCTGCGCACCCATCAGTGGTGCTTCCTGCTGTTCAACGTGCTCCTGTTCCACGCGCTGCTCTTCGGGGGAGACTTTGTGGAGGAGTACCTCCTCCAGGCCTTCCCCGGGACCTACACGGACGTGAAGGTGCTGGAGGTCCGGGAGAGGGCGCGGAAGCTGGACCTGAGCGGGGCGAGGGACAACCTCTCCCAGCAGTACTACGTCAGCAACGCCCAGGCCTGCCACGGCCAGGACCTGTTCCTGCTGGCGCTGGTCTTCAGCGCCCCCGGCAACGCCCGTCGCCGTGACACCATCCGCGCCACCTGGGGCAATCGCACGCATATTCAGGACTTCCTCATCCGGACGCTGTTCGTGCTGGGGTCGCCCCCGTCCCTCAGCACCCAAGCGGCCGTCCTGAGGGAGGCCGAACTGCACGGTGATATCATCCAGGGGCGCCTGATCGAATCACCTAGTAACCTGACTCCCAAAACGCTTCTAGCCATGCAGTGGGTGGTGACCTACTGCCCCTTTGCCCGATTTATCTTGCACGCCAACGAGACAGCGTTTGTGAACTTCCGGGCCTTGGGGGGCTACCTGCTGACACTCCGCCGGCACCCAGAGGACTTGTACATCGGCCGTGTGGTGCACCAGGAGATGCCTGACCGGGACCCTAAAAGCCCACACTTTGTGTCCCCCGGTCAGTATCATGACAAGTACTTCCCTGACTACTGCGCGGGCCCTGCCTTCGTCCTGTCCCAGGACGTGGCCCGGAAGGTGATCGTAGCCTCAGCGGAAGTGCGCTCCCCCGTGCCCTACGATGTGTTCCTGGGCATATGCGCCCACAAGGCCGGGGTCGTGCCCACCCACAGCGCCCGTTTTTCCGGAGAGAGGCACATCCGCTACAACGCCTGCTGCTACCGGTTCATCTTCAGCTCGGCCAGCGTGGGGGACGAGGAGCTGGCCGCCGTCTGGCCGGACCTACGGGAAGAAAGGAGCTGCTCCATGCTGGAGACCTACTACGGTCTGGTGGCCTGCAAGGCCCTCACCTACCTGGACAAGTTTTCATTCTTCAGCACTGAGACCGTTAAAGATGGGGATTCCCATGGCTAA
- the psmd5 gene encoding 26S proteasome non-ATPase regulatory subunit 5 isoform X2, translating into MAASIESLLSEISDLEDPIEELQNLKTAVLAIPLNLLGETVSGLQLGGLFSLLDTNDREQTELCVAILGRILQALDPLYLARNCRAELQRGVNHSDNSVKVLAMSQVGRIAEHSEAITEILNNQNLLKDVIHCIGVEKISVAKEAIGALSKLAHTKAGLDALFQSNLLNDLKDVMSTDDVIRYRVYELVVDISSVSPISLGYCANSGLVSQLLGELTGDDVLVRATAMEMVTTLAHSQHGRLYLAQQGIMDKFSNMIIGAETDPFSSFYLPGLVKFFGNLAIMDSPQQICECYPAFLQKVFEMAMDQDPVMTGVALDTLGVLGSTVEGKQVLQKTGEKFQRVLTRMSQLAMNSATEMRVRSLEALTLLLTLPAEQQTEDLLGLTELWFGALSSQPVEMFWGFSTQPFPELHCGALRIFTAIACQPWGQKLMVATPGFVEFIVDRSTGPSKESKDAKFELVNALVNSKSTAEIFGNQHYLSLRAYRREGPYYVTAVSSVTVEGAD; encoded by the exons ATGGCTGCATCCATTGAAAGCCTACTTTCAGAGATTTCAGATCTTGAAGACCCTATTGAAGAATTACAGAATTTGAAAACTGCCGTGTTAGCAATACCTTTGAATTTACTGGGGGAGACTGTGTCTGGGCTACAACTGGGAGGTCTTTTTTCGCTTTTAGATACAAATGACAG GGAGCAAACTGAGCTATGCGTGGCTATTCTGGGTCGCATTCTCCAGGCGCTCGATCCGCTCTACCTGGCCCGGAACTGCAGGGCTGAGCTTCAGAGAGGAGTGAATCATTCTGACAACTCGGTCAAAGTCTTGGCGATGTCACAA gTTGGAAGAATTGCTGAGCATTCCGAAGCTATCACGGAAATCCTAAACAACCAAAACTTGTTGAAGGACGTCATTCACTGCATTGGAGTGGAGAAAATATCTGTTGCTAAAGAG GCGATTGGAGCACTTTCGAAATTGGCTCATACCAAAGCAGGGCTAGATGCATTATTCCAGAGTAATTTGCTGAACGACCTGAAAGATGTTATGTCCACAGATGATGTTATCCGATACAGAGTGTATGAG CTGGTGGTAGACATATCCTCTGTTTCTCCCATCTCCCTGGGTTATTGTGCCAACAGCGGGCTCGTTTCCCAGCTTCTAGGGGAGTTGACTGGCGATGACGTACTCGTTAG AGCCACAGCAATGGAGATGGTGACCACTCTGGCGCACAGCCAGCACGGGAGGCTGTACCTGGCCCAGCAAGGCATCATGGATAAATTCTCCAACATGATCATAGGGGCGGAGACGGATCCCTTCTCCAGCTTTTACCTGCCTG GGCTGGTGAAGTTCTTTGGGAACTTGGCCATCATGGACAGCCCTCAGCAGATCTGCGAGTGCTACCCGGCCTTCCTGCAGAAGGTGTTCGAGATGGCCATGGACCAGGACCCGGTGATGACGGGCGTGGCTCTGGACACGCTGGGAGTGCTGGGCTCCACCGTGGAGGGGAAACAAGTCCTACAGAAGACGG GCGAGAAGTTCCAGAGGGTGCTGACGAGGATGAGCCAGCTGGCCATGAACTCAGCCACGGAGATGAGGGTCCGCTCTCTGGAGGccctcaccctgctcctcaCTCTCCCG GCGGAGCAGCAGACGGAGGACCTCTTGGGTCTGACGGAGTTGTGGTTTGGGGCTCTCTCCAGCCAGCCCGTGGAGATGTTCTGGGGGTTCAGCACCCAGCCCTTTCCTGAGCTCCACTGTGGAGCCCTGCGCATCTTCACT GCCATCGCTTGCCAGCCCTGGGGTCAGAAACTGATGGTAGCTACCCCGGGCTTCGTGGAGTTCATTGTCGACCGCTCAACAGGACCAAGCAAAGAGTCTAAGGATGCCAAGTTCGAGCTTGTGAATGCCCTGGTGAACTCCAAGTCCACGGCGGAGATCTTCGGGAACCAGCATTACCTAAGCCTGCGGGCGTACCGGCGCGAGGGGCCGTACTACGTCACCGCCGTGTCCTCCGTCACGGTGGAAGGAGCAGACTAA
- the psmd5 gene encoding 26S proteasome non-ATPase regulatory subunit 5 isoform X1: MSASIESLVSEISVLEDPIEELQNLKTAVLAIPLNLLGETVSELRLEGLFSLLNTNDREQTELCVAILGRILQALDPLYLARNCRAELQRGVNHSDNSVKVLAMSQVGRIAEHSEAITEILNNQNLLKDVIHCIGVEKISVAKEAIGALSKLAHTKAGLDALFQSNLLNDLKDVMSTDDVIRYRVYELVVDISSVSPISLGYCANSGLVSQLLGELTGDDVLVRATAMEMVTTLAHSQHGRLYLAQQGIMDKFSNMIIGAETDPFSSFYLPGLVKFFGNLAIMDSPQQICECYPAFLQKVFEMAMDQDPVMTGVALDTLGVLGSTVEGKQVLQKTGEKFQRVLTRMSQLAMNSATEMRVRSLEALTLLLTLPAEQQTEDLLGLTELWFGALSSQPVEMFWGFSTQPFPELHCGALRIFTAIACQPWGQKLMVATPGFVEFIVDRSTGPSKESKDAKFELVNALVNSKSTAEIFGNQHYLSLRAYRREGPYYVTAVSSVTVEGAD, from the exons ATGTCTGCATCCATTGAAAGCCTAGTTTCAGAGATTTCAGTTCTTGAAGACCCTATTGAAGAATTACAGAATTTGAAAACTGCCGTGTTAGCAATACCTTTGAATTTACTGGGGGAGACTGTTTCTGAGCTACGACTGGAAGGTCTTTTTTCGcttttaaatacaaatgacaG GGAGCAAACTGAGCTATGCGTGGCTATTCTGGGTCGCATTCTCCAGGCGCTCGATCCGCTCTACCTGGCCCGGAACTGCAGGGCTGAGCTTCAGAGAGGAGTGAATCATTCTGACAACTCGGTCAAAGTCTTGGCGATGTCACAA gTTGGAAGAATTGCTGAGCATTCCGAAGCTATCACGGAAATCCTAAACAACCAAAACTTGTTGAAGGACGTCATTCACTGCATTGGAGTGGAGAAAATATCTGTTGCTAAAGAG GCGATTGGAGCACTTTCGAAATTGGCTCATACCAAAGCAGGGCTAGATGCATTATTCCAGAGTAATTTGCTGAACGACCTGAAAGATGTTATGTCCACAGATGATGTTATCCGATACAGAGTGTATGAG CTGGTGGTAGACATATCCTCTGTTTCTCCCATCTCCCTGGGTTATTGTGCCAACAGCGGGCTCGTTTCCCAGCTTCTAGGGGAGTTGACTGGCGATGACGTACTCGTTAG AGCCACAGCAATGGAGATGGTGACCACTCTGGCGCACAGCCAGCACGGGAGGCTGTACCTGGCCCAGCAAGGCATCATGGATAAATTCTCCAACATGATCATAGGGGCGGAGACGGATCCCTTCTCCAGCTTTTACCTGCCTG GGCTGGTGAAGTTCTTTGGGAACTTGGCCATCATGGACAGCCCTCAGCAGATCTGCGAGTGCTACCCGGCCTTCCTGCAGAAGGTGTTCGAGATGGCCATGGACCAGGACCCGGTGATGACGGGCGTGGCTCTGGACACGCTGGGAGTGCTGGGCTCCACCGTGGAGGGGAAACAAGTCCTACAGAAGACGG GCGAGAAGTTCCAGAGGGTGCTGACGAGGATGAGCCAGCTGGCCATGAACTCAGCCACGGAGATGAGGGTCCGCTCTCTGGAGGccctcaccctgctcctcaCTCTCCCG GCGGAGCAGCAGACGGAGGACCTCTTGGGTCTGACGGAGTTGTGGTTTGGGGCTCTCTCCAGCCAGCCCGTGGAGATGTTCTGGGGGTTCAGCACCCAGCCCTTTCCTGAGCTCCACTGTGGAGCCCTGCGCATCTTCACT GCCATCGCTTGCCAGCCCTGGGGTCAGAAACTGATGGTAGCTACCCCGGGCTTCGTGGAGTTCATTGTCGACCGCTCAACAGGACCAAGCAAAGAGTCTAAGGATGCCAAGTTCGAGCTTGTGAATGCCCTGGTGAACTCCAAGTCCACGGCGGAGATCTTCGGGAACCAGCATTACCTAAGCCTGCGGGCGTACCGGCGCGAGGGGCCGTACTACGTCACCGCCGTGTCCTCCGTCACGGTGGAAGGAGCAGACTAA